From Deinococcus planocerae, the proteins below share one genomic window:
- a CDS encoding WYL domain-containing protein translates to MKVWGGDSGHSEVTVRLRFTPDAGYRLLKGRDPHLVDPLILTDGSLELEVRAGTDAAGVPGELLAWILPWGEQVEVLTPCPVREVWLSRLGPHWAG, encoded by the coding sequence ATGAAGGTGTGGGGGGGAGACAGCGGCCACAGTGAGGTGACGGTCCGGCTGCGCTTCACGCCGGACGCGGGGTATCGACTGCTGAAAGGCAGAGACCCCCACCTGGTTGACCCGCTGATCCTGACCGATGGGAGCCTGGAACTGGAGGTTCGTGCGGGAACGGACGCCGCGGGAGTGCCGGGTGAACTCCTGGCCTGGATTCTCCCATGGGGCGAGCAGGTAGAGGTGCTGACCCCCTGCCCCGTTCGTGAAGTCTGGCTTTCCAGGTTAGGCCCCCACTGGGCAGGGTAG
- a CDS encoding BTAD domain-containing putative transcriptional regulator, which translates to MNTVRKAAQAGEHARGVEWFRALAQPQPEDLRWAGVCFLHLNQLPQAALYLQQALNLGLRGAAVHLASLHFQQGNPTLALSTLDQVNPEELPSSDAALWYRARTRVLWVLGESRETLFALATQAWTLAAGAPLDVQVSVATLLGHLHGHFDEHVPALAYLTFATEHARRDRLAYALMARAAALLALGRLDEAEQALLTEQGEATALLRGELQAQLLWARGDVGRTRAVLNSLLPLAQGHPRTELRLRLGLLTVATLQGDDTQARLQIVRAEHLVRTPYDQALLDHRSGLWQARRGEPGGLSRLRTAEATLTAGGHLRDLVRVRLALAEVEPEARDQHLQGAAETACALPAVPFLAPEWPLLPQIYAHLLSIDPESFESHALLGPPRPPRLILRTLEQAALEVDGQPVRFRLGRTVEVLAFLLRHGEANLTTIQRKLFPDVPAGRAKNYFHQVRVDVASRVAGLNIDYDAKRKLYWVRSDARLGWDVRELETALTSADACLPELSSIEFLPTSESEWAQEEREHLRRWVTQVGLETMERWYQVGEYEKCIKLAERLLPLDPLDEALHTFLLNATWHARGQLAAQHLYRHSAATFIREVGEVPPGLTKLEREWRTLH; encoded by the coding sequence GTGAACACCGTCCGCAAGGCGGCGCAAGCGGGAGAGCACGCCCGTGGTGTCGAGTGGTTCCGGGCTCTGGCCCAGCCTCAGCCCGAGGACCTCCGCTGGGCTGGCGTCTGTTTCCTGCACCTCAATCAATTGCCGCAGGCCGCCCTATACCTCCAGCAGGCACTGAACCTCGGCCTTCGGGGGGCCGCCGTGCACCTGGCCTCCCTGCACTTCCAGCAGGGCAACCCCACCCTCGCCCTGAGCACCCTCGACCAGGTGAACCCTGAAGAGTTGCCGTCCTCGGACGCGGCCCTGTGGTACCGAGCACGCACCCGGGTGCTGTGGGTGCTCGGGGAGAGCCGGGAGACCCTCTTCGCGCTCGCCACGCAGGCCTGGACCCTCGCGGCTGGTGCGCCCCTGGACGTGCAGGTGTCCGTCGCAACCCTGCTGGGCCACCTGCACGGCCACTTTGACGAACACGTCCCCGCCCTCGCCTACCTCACCTTCGCCACCGAACATGCCCGGCGTGACCGGCTGGCGTATGCCCTGATGGCGCGCGCCGCCGCACTCCTGGCCCTGGGCCGCCTCGACGAGGCTGAACAGGCCCTCCTGACTGAACAGGGGGAAGCGACCGCTCTCCTGCGCGGCGAACTCCAGGCGCAACTGCTATGGGCCCGCGGGGACGTCGGGCGAACTCGCGCCGTCCTCAACTCACTCCTGCCCCTCGCGCAGGGACATCCCCGAACCGAACTGCGCCTCCGCTTGGGCCTGCTGACCGTGGCAACGCTGCAAGGCGATGACACCCAGGCCCGGCTCCAAATCGTCCGGGCGGAGCATCTCGTCAGGACGCCTTACGATCAGGCCCTGCTCGACCACCGCTCTGGATTATGGCAGGCCCGGAGGGGGGAGCCGGGCGGTCTTTCCCGGCTCAGGACGGCGGAGGCGACTCTGACCGCTGGAGGCCACCTCCGGGACCTCGTGCGCGTCCGGCTGGCCCTGGCCGAGGTGGAACCGGAAGCCCGGGACCAACACCTCCAGGGGGCGGCGGAAACCGCCTGCGCCCTGCCCGCGGTTCCCTTCCTCGCTCCGGAGTGGCCCCTCCTGCCGCAGATTTATGCCCATCTCCTGTCCATTGACCCGGAGAGCTTCGAGAGCCACGCCCTGCTCGGCCCACCCCGGCCTCCCCGGCTGATCCTCCGAACCCTCGAACAAGCGGCCCTGGAGGTGGACGGGCAGCCGGTGCGCTTTCGTCTGGGCCGCACAGTGGAAGTCCTGGCCTTCCTCCTGCGTCACGGTGAAGCCAACCTTACGACCATCCAGCGCAAGCTCTTTCCTGACGTGCCCGCAGGGCGAGCCAAAAACTACTTTCACCAGGTCCGGGTAGACGTCGCGTCACGGGTCGCAGGCCTGAACATCGACTATGACGCCAAGAGGAAGCTCTACTGGGTCCGGAGTGACGCGCGACTGGGGTGGGATGTGCGCGAGTTGGAGACGGCGCTGACTTCTGCGGACGCCTGCTTGCCGGAGCTGAGCAGCATAGAATTCCTGCCAACGTCGGAGAGCGAATGGGCACAGGAGGAGCGTGAGCACTTGAGGCGGTGGGTGACGCAGGTGGGGCTGGAGACGATGGAGCGTTGGTACCAGGTCGGCGAGTACGAGAAGTGCATCAAGCTCGCGGAACGCCTGCTGCCCCTCGATCCCCTGGATGAGGCGCTGCACACCTTCCTGCTGAACGCCACCTGGCATGCCCGGGGACAACTCGCGGCGCAGCACCTGTACCGCCACAGCGCCGCGACCTTCATCCGGGAGGTGGGCGAGGTCCCGCCTGGGCTCACAAAGCTGGAGCGGGAGTGGCGAACGCTGCACTGA
- a CDS encoding transposase family protein translates to MDLQSCLPDPELLTLRSTHVQPEVLWLDLESRAPTGLCPACGQVSSHRHSRHTRILKDVALLGRRVRLRLTVRKFFCDTASCTQRIFCERLPSVVFPWRRKTVRLEHQNSLVALEVGAESAARVLGHCGCPVSADALLAQVRRPPAPEVVPIRHLGVDDWAWRKGRPYGTIRRSGAALRRGPVAGSGSGYPGRVAHEPPRSGGHHPGSRRCLPGGSSAGCAPSLTGRRPLALAEEPARDP, encoded by the coding sequence ATGGACCTCCAGTCCTGCCTCCCCGATCCCGAGCTGCTGACACTCCGCTCCACCCACGTCCAGCCCGAAGTGCTCTGGCTCGACCTGGAAAGCCGGGCACCGACGGGGCTCTGCCCTGCCTGTGGGCAAGTCTCGTCTCACCGGCACAGCCGTCACACCCGCATCCTCAAGGACGTCGCCCTGCTGGGGCGACGTGTCCGTTTGCGCCTGACGGTCCGCAAGTTCTTCTGCGACACGGCGAGCTGCACTCAGCGCATCTTTTGCGAGCGGTTGCCTTCCGTGGTGTTTCCCTGGCGACGGAAAACGGTTCGGCTGGAACACCAGAACAGCTTGGTCGCGCTGGAGGTAGGTGCGGAAAGTGCCGCTCGGGTTCTGGGGCACTGTGGCTGCCCGGTCAGTGCCGATGCCCTACTCGCTCAGGTTCGACGGCCTCCCGCACCCGAGGTCGTTCCGATCCGGCATCTGGGGGTCGATGACTGGGCGTGGCGCAAGGGAAGGCCGTACGGCACCATCCGTCGATCTGGAGCGGCACTGCGTCGTGGACCTGTCGCCGGATCGGGAAGCGGATACCCTGGCAGGGTGGCTCATGAGCCACCCCGAAGTGGAGGTCATCACCCGGGATCGCGGCGGTGCCTACCAGGAGGGAGCAGCGCGGGGTGCGCCCCAAGCCTAACAGGTCGCCGACCGCTGGCACTTGCTGAAGAACCTGCGCGAGACCCTTGA
- a CDS encoding helix-turn-helix domain-containing protein: MAVEVAAQDPPKEHSARPQTHPPSAHQQQRFEAVKRLLAQGLPGAQVAREVGVARGTVRKYAQWERHPGTAARSPRPRRLAPYEDWLTLR; encoded by the coding sequence GTGGCCGTCGAAGTCGCTGCCCAAGACCCACCGAAAGAGCATTCTGCCCGACCGCAGACTCATCCCCCTTCAGCCCACCAACAGCAACGCTTCGAGGCGGTCAAACGCCTGCTGGCCCAGGGGCTGCCGGGGGCTCAAGTGGCCCGTGAGGTCGGGGTCGCTCGGGGGACCGTCCGCAAATACGCCCAGTGGGAGCGGCACCCGGGGACCGCCGCGCGGTCCCCTCGCCCCCGTCGCCTGGCCCCCTATGAGGACTGGCTGACCTTACGGTGA
- a CDS encoding transposase — protein MQVERLLTTGWRLLGGHEAPPLRGWLSELEQSGVRELQTFAVGLGRDFEAVRAALETSYSNGQVEGQVNRLKTIKRSMYGRAGLNLLKARVLHRTPRPAARVTKS, from the coding sequence GTGCAGGTCGAACGCCTGCTAACGACAGGCTGGCGCCTGCTTGGGGGCCACGAGGCGCCACCCCTGCGGGGTTGGCTCAGCGAGCTGGAACAAAGCGGGGTCAGAGAACTTCAGACTTTTGCGGTTGGGCTCGGTCGCGACTTCGAAGCGGTACGAGCCGCGTTGGAGACGTCGTACAGCAACGGACAGGTCGAGGGTCAGGTGAATCGCCTCAAGACCATCAAGCGGAGCATGTACGGCCGGGCAGGATTGAACCTACTCAAGGCCAGGGTGCTGCACCGAACCCCGCGCCCGGCGGCCCGGGTCACCAAAAGCTAG
- a CDS encoding DUF6174 domain-containing protein, translating into MPTRTHLAPLLLAGLLGACGSLPIEWPYRNSCTSSYQRPDWTRLKAELEQAQARWTAADLHTYAYTRTVSNFAGEFVTRVDVENGVVARVRDEQTGALLGTDQAFTIDHLFAQLRTAVTQAQANAQSCLLLNVTFDASLGFPTLIDTADLTEGLQDAFGTQRLSGLDPRAP; encoded by the coding sequence ATGCCGACCCGCACCCATCTCGCGCCGCTCCTTCTTGCGGGCCTCCTGGGCGCCTGCGGCTCCCTGCCCATCGAGTGGCCGTATAGGAACTCTTGCACCTCCTCCTACCAGCGGCCGGACTGGACCCGCCTCAAGGCGGAACTGGAGCAGGCCCAGGCGCGTTGGACGGCGGCTGACCTCCACACGTACGCGTACACTCGCACGGTCTCGAACTTCGCCGGGGAGTTCGTCACGCGGGTGGATGTGGAGAACGGCGTGGTGGCGCGCGTGCGCGACGAGCAGACCGGGGCGCTCCTGGGCACGGATCAGGCCTTCACCATCGACCATCTGTTCGCCCAGCTCCGCACCGCCGTGACTCAGGCACAGGCCAACGCGCAGTCCTGCCTGCTGTTAAACGTGACGTTCGACGCCTCGCTGGGCTTCCCCACCCTCATCGACACGGCGGACCTCACCGAGGGCTTGCAGGACGCCTTCGGCACGCAACGCCTCTCGGGACTGGACCCCCGGGCGCCCTGA
- a CDS encoding replication initiator protein A — protein MKKDRQPVTRIVDERNIARLGIVSVQTRLDDENSRLWSVSFEIAGRSFGVAAEAPHGRPRGIDTNVLIGIESLFAAQSCPEDNRLHTTAYELRAASFLSPNGKSYHRLRESLDRLWYTSVTATDGWHLPDGRRLRNVKRMRLITDLSYWDIGSGDSVDPNRELVPNASLMIQLGTQLANSIRSGFTQALEHKILTGIEQPPARALYRLLEAHRYADTGEQLPSLRVDLEHWRLACGITDGKPSKTQRALNEAHEELAAQGYLRDVRVSGARVNTALTYVFASLDDPDPALVRLLVDSGVAAQAANKLAKEKGDRVEEVVRYVQRVMREKPGSVRKPGGLVYDMLQNPDKYVLDAPARVADTGQRCEESRARVRAAEEEAQQRTEQERRELLAAPPEVQWERTRRSLKMQLGKQLPGEQWNALERACLSGRVLAGALLQDLSAAQARLELQAFVDHLRDDLHR, from the coding sequence ATGAAGAAAGACAGGCAACCAGTCACGCGGATCGTGGACGAGCGGAACATCGCACGCCTGGGAATCGTGAGTGTCCAGACCCGCCTGGATGATGAGAACAGCCGGCTGTGGAGCGTCTCGTTCGAGATCGCGGGCCGGTCGTTCGGCGTGGCAGCGGAAGCCCCGCATGGTCGCCCGCGGGGCATCGACACGAACGTCCTGATCGGCATTGAGAGCCTGTTCGCCGCGCAGTCCTGCCCCGAGGACAACCGGCTCCACACGACGGCGTACGAGTTGCGCGCCGCGAGCTTCCTGTCCCCGAACGGGAAGAGCTACCATCGGCTGCGCGAGTCCCTCGACCGCCTGTGGTACACGAGCGTGACCGCGACGGACGGCTGGCATCTCCCGGACGGACGGAGGCTGCGGAATGTCAAACGCATGCGGCTCATCACCGACCTGAGTTACTGGGACATCGGCAGCGGTGACAGCGTTGACCCGAACCGTGAGCTGGTCCCAAACGCGTCCCTGATGATTCAACTGGGCACACAGCTGGCCAACAGCATCCGGAGCGGGTTCACTCAGGCCCTCGAGCACAAGATCCTCACGGGCATCGAGCAGCCTCCTGCGCGGGCGCTGTACCGCCTCCTGGAAGCTCACCGCTACGCCGATACGGGGGAGCAGTTGCCGTCCCTGCGCGTCGACCTCGAACACTGGCGTCTGGCCTGCGGCATCACGGACGGCAAGCCCAGCAAGACGCAGCGCGCCCTGAACGAGGCTCACGAGGAACTCGCCGCGCAGGGCTACCTGCGGGACGTTCGTGTCAGCGGCGCGAGGGTCAACACCGCCCTGACCTACGTCTTCGCCAGCCTGGATGACCCGGATCCCGCGCTGGTTCGTCTGCTCGTCGACAGCGGCGTGGCGGCGCAGGCGGCGAACAAGCTCGCCAAGGAAAAGGGCGACCGCGTGGAGGAAGTGGTTCGCTACGTGCAGCGCGTCATGCGCGAGAAACCTGGCAGCGTCCGCAAGCCGGGCGGGCTGGTCTACGACATGCTGCAGAATCCTGACAAGTACGTGCTCGACGCGCCGGCCAGGGTCGCCGACACCGGGCAGCGCTGCGAGGAGAGCCGGGCCCGCGTCCGGGCCGCCGAGGAGGAGGCCCAGCAGCGCACGGAACAAGAACGGCGCGAGCTGCTGGCCGCACCCCCGGAGGTGCAGTGGGAACGCACGCGCCGTTCCCTCAAGATGCAGCTGGGCAAGCAGCTTCCCGGCGAGCAGTGGAACGCGCTGGAACGCGCGTGCCTGAGCGGCCGGGTCCTCGCCGGAGCGCTGCTGCAAGACCTGAGTGCCGCCCAGGCGCGCCTGGAACTCCAGGCCTTCGTGGACCACCTGCGTGACGACCTGCACCGCTGA
- a CDS encoding response regulator has protein sequence MAKHLLIVEDDGADLELARLALEASEVQCDLSVARDGQEALDLLRGAGVLPDLVLLDLNMPRVSGHEVLAAVKGDATLQHVPVVVFSTSDEARDRTRARSAGADGYVLKPQHFEELIAALNELGQRWLTPVHPA, from the coding sequence ATGGCCAAGCACCTGCTGATCGTGGAGGACGATGGAGCCGACTTGGAATTGGCGCGCCTCGCGCTGGAGGCGAGTGAGGTGCAGTGCGACCTGAGCGTGGCCCGCGACGGGCAGGAGGCGCTGGACCTGCTGCGGGGCGCGGGCGTGCTGCCGGACCTGGTGCTGCTGGACCTGAACATGCCGCGCGTCAGCGGGCACGAGGTGCTGGCGGCCGTCAAGGGGGACGCCACACTCCAGCACGTGCCCGTGGTGGTGTTTAGCACGTCGGACGAGGCGCGGGACCGGACGAGGGCGAGATCGGCGGGGGCCGACGGGTACGTCCTCAAACCGCAGCATTTCGAGGAGCTCATCGCCGCCCTGAACGAACTCGGCCAGCGCTGGCTCACGCCCGTGCACCCGGCTTGA
- a CDS encoding ComEA family DNA-binding protein → MNRSTSFALLAALASMGLAGAQSQATGHAAAPTAQAARGTAMTMTGSSCAKVLKAKVNLNKASQADLQCLKGVSATTAKDIIANRPFKDSGDFSRKIEVIGRKLWNDNKANLTF, encoded by the coding sequence ATGAACCGTTCCACGAGCTTCGCCCTGCTGGCTGCCCTCGCCTCGATGGGTCTCGCTGGCGCCCAGAGCCAGGCGACCGGCCACGCCGCCGCACCCACCGCTCAGGCCGCCAGGGGGACGGCCATGACCATGACGGGTTCTTCCTGCGCCAAGGTGCTTAAGGCCAAGGTCAACCTGAATAAAGCGAGCCAGGCAGACCTCCAGTGCCTCAAGGGCGTGTCCGCGACCACGGCCAAGGACATCATCGCCAACCGGCCCTTCAAGGACAGTGGCGACTTCTCCCGGAAGATCGAGGTCATCGGCCGCAAGCTGTGGAACGACAACAAGGCCAACCTCACCTTCTGA
- a CDS encoding DUF4397 domain-containing protein yields the protein MRHVFIPAALILAAVGAGQVTLQAQGMGGEGANVMLIDGTGRPGAVDVYVDGALVERQMLAGDRPGQLHLTPGTHQVTVKSSDAGTVLASTAVDVQAGRPYALSFQNDWRVIDYTLNVSSGDRAVWRAMNTN from the coding sequence ATGAGACACGTCTTCATCCCCGCCGCCCTGATCCTGGCCGCCGTGGGGGCTGGGCAGGTCACCCTGCAGGCTCAGGGAATGGGAGGCGAAGGCGCCAACGTCATGCTCATCGACGGCACCGGACGTCCTGGAGCTGTGGACGTCTACGTGGACGGCGCGCTGGTGGAGCGTCAGATGCTCGCCGGGGACCGGCCAGGTCAGCTGCACCTGACGCCCGGCACGCATCAGGTCACGGTCAAGTCGAGCGACGCGGGAACCGTGCTGGCCTCGACCGCCGTCGACGTGCAGGCTGGCCGCCCCTACGCGCTGAGCTTCCAGAACGACTGGCGGGTGATAGACTACACGCTCAACGTGTCCAGTGGTGACCGCGCGGTCTGGCGGGCGATGAACACCAACTGA
- a CDS encoding undecaprenyl-diphosphate phosphatase → MSALLSAVFLGVVEGLTEFLPISSTGHLIVAERLIGYRDAGETFTIVIQLGAILAVVWFYLRELLDKVSMLLRGSPRARRFWLNLVIASLPAALVGLLFEKAIKAALFSPTTVALSLIAGGVILWVVETRRARPAEAPAAVDPPVTPEPDLYGVTPRQALTIGLAQAVAVIPGVSRSGASIVGGLLSGLDRVTATAFSFFIGIPVLGAAGLYSLYKARHSLGQIEGGAPALLVGTAVSFVTALLAVSWLLRYVSRHDFRGFAVYRVVFGAVILVLVVAGALR, encoded by the coding sequence GTGAGTGCGCTGCTGAGCGCCGTGTTCCTGGGGGTGGTCGAGGGGCTGACTGAATTCCTGCCCATCTCCTCGACCGGCCACCTGATCGTCGCCGAGCGGCTCATCGGCTACCGCGACGCGGGGGAAACCTTTACCATCGTGATTCAGCTCGGGGCCATCCTGGCGGTGGTGTGGTTCTACCTGCGCGAGTTGCTGGACAAAGTCTCGATGCTGCTCCGGGGCAGTCCCCGCGCCCGCCGGTTCTGGCTCAACCTGGTGATCGCCTCGCTGCCCGCCGCGCTGGTGGGCCTGCTCTTCGAAAAGGCCATCAAGGCCGCGCTGTTCTCGCCCACCACTGTGGCGCTCAGCCTGATCGCGGGCGGCGTCATCCTGTGGGTGGTCGAGACGCGCCGTGCCCGGCCAGCCGAGGCGCCCGCGGCGGTGGACCCGCCGGTGACCCCGGAGCCCGACCTCTACGGCGTCACGCCCCGGCAGGCGCTGACCATCGGCCTGGCCCAGGCCGTGGCGGTCATCCCCGGCGTGTCGCGGAGTGGCGCGAGCATCGTGGGCGGGCTGCTGAGCGGCCTGGACCGGGTGACGGCGACCGCCTTCTCGTTCTTCATAGGCATCCCGGTGCTGGGCGCGGCGGGCCTGTACAGCCTGTACAAGGCCCGGCACTCGCTGGGGCAGATCGAGGGCGGCGCGCCGGCCCTGCTCGTCGGCACCGCCGTGTCGTTCGTGACGGCGCTGCTGGCGGTCTCTTGGCTGCTGCGGTACGTGTCCCGCCACGACTTCCGGGGCTTCGCCGTGTACCGCGTCGTCTTCGGGGCCGTCATCCTGGTCCTGGTGGTCGCGGGAGCGCTGCGGTAG
- a CDS encoding PepSY domain-containing protein: protein MNTNARRFLLTLSALTAVGLSLAGHAFAQAEAPGAPSAPPIQAQVNPSARDTDAHDRAMFGSIQLHTSLPDFEVPAAQEQALYRSLARITPAQAEQAAQAAVLGPATSVTLGDQDGSLVYAVVIGQTEVTVDAGNGQILQQEIAGLEQGESGGS from the coding sequence ATGAATACGAACGCCAGACGGTTCCTGCTCACCCTCAGCGCCCTGACGGCCGTGGGCCTCTCCCTGGCTGGGCACGCCTTCGCCCAGGCGGAAGCTCCGGGGGCACCCTCCGCACCGCCGATTCAGGCGCAGGTCAACCCGTCCGCCCGGGACACCGATGCCCACGACCGGGCGATGTTCGGCAGCATTCAGCTTCACACCAGCCTGCCGGACTTCGAGGTGCCCGCCGCGCAGGAGCAGGCCCTGTACCGCTCGCTCGCGCGGATCACGCCCGCCCAGGCCGAGCAGGCAGCCCAGGCGGCCGTCCTCGGCCCGGCCACCAGCGTGACCCTCGGGGACCAGGACGGCAGCCTGGTGTACGCCGTGGTCATCGGGCAGACCGAGGTGACGGTGGACGCCGGGAACGGTCAAATCCTCCAGCAGGAGATCGCCGGGCTGGAACAGGGTGAGAGCGGCGGCAGTTGA
- a CDS encoding phosphatase PAP2 family protein, with protein MSTLLSHRHRIRPVALLRLFLGILLPLLVVGLVAEDLLEGQSFAWETPFLLALHSHATPLLNQVALFFTTVGGVTVIAPVSAVILVVLWLRGHRLAAFWGLGVAGAAGLNVAMKLLMHRTRPELWPRLVQEHDASFPSGHSMYSAAFVTALILLAWRTPYRWPALGLGVAFSGLVGFSRLYLGVHYPTDVLCGWLTGAAWVLGVYGVLRPFAPGHGKESAA; from the coding sequence ATGAGCACCCTGCTGTCCCATCGCCACCGAATTCGTCCGGTGGCCCTGCTGCGCCTGTTTCTCGGCATCCTGCTGCCCCTGCTGGTCGTGGGGCTCGTGGCCGAGGACCTCCTCGAAGGGCAGAGCTTCGCCTGGGAGACCCCCTTCCTGCTGGCCCTGCACAGCCACGCCACCCCGCTGCTCAATCAGGTGGCGCTCTTCTTCACCACTGTCGGCGGCGTGACCGTGATCGCCCCCGTCAGCGCCGTGATCCTGGTCGTGCTGTGGCTCAGGGGGCACCGGCTGGCCGCCTTCTGGGGGCTGGGCGTGGCGGGCGCAGCGGGCCTGAACGTGGCGATGAAGCTGCTGATGCACCGCACCCGCCCGGAGTTGTGGCCCCGCCTGGTGCAGGAACACGACGCCAGCTTTCCCAGCGGGCACAGCATGTACAGCGCCGCCTTCGTCACGGCGCTGATCCTGCTCGCCTGGCGCACGCCCTACCGCTGGCCCGCGCTGGGGCTTGGGGTGGCCTTCAGCGGGCTGGTGGGCTTCTCGCGGCTGTACCTGGGCGTGCATTATCCCACCGACGTGCTGTGCGGCTGGCTGACCGGCGCCGCCTGGGTGCTGGGCGTGTACGGTGTGCTGCGGCCTTTCGCGCCGGGGCACGGGAAGGAGAGCGCGGCATGA
- a CDS encoding response regulator transcription factor — protein sequence MRLLIVEDDPHIAELLQDGLTEEGYECDRAASAAEGGELARLFPYGLLILDVMLPEGIDAGYRLGRSLREGGLNTPILYLTARGTVEDRVEGLEAGGDDYLVKPFAFKELRARVRALLRRASGNAQNTVTLPGGWVMDLGGRELYATGVRAELTRREFALLELLVLNPGRAFSRDEIIERLWGGEGGAVEPKVIDVYVSTIRRKTTDVLIDTIRGTGYRLGRGEAM from the coding sequence ATGAGACTCCTGATCGTCGAGGACGACCCCCATATCGCCGAACTGCTGCAAGACGGCCTGACCGAGGAGGGCTACGAGTGCGACCGGGCCGCGAGCGCCGCCGAGGGCGGGGAGCTCGCCCGGCTGTTTCCCTACGGCCTGCTGATCCTGGACGTGATGCTGCCCGAGGGCATCGACGCGGGGTACCGGCTGGGACGCTCGCTGCGGGAGGGCGGCCTGAACACCCCCATCCTGTACCTCACCGCCCGGGGTACGGTGGAGGACCGGGTCGAGGGGCTGGAGGCGGGCGGGGACGACTACCTGGTCAAGCCGTTCGCCTTCAAGGAACTGCGGGCGCGGGTGCGGGCCCTGCTGCGGCGGGCGAGCGGGAACGCGCAGAACACGGTGACCCTGCCGGGGGGCTGGGTGATGGATCTGGGGGGCCGGGAACTCTACGCTACGGGCGTCCGTGCCGAGCTGACCCGCCGGGAGTTCGCGCTACTGGAACTGCTCGTCCTGAACCCGGGCCGGGCCTTTTCCCGCGACGAGATCATCGAGCGCCTGTGGGGGGGTGAAGGGGGGGCCGTGGAGCCCAAGGTGATCGACGTGTACGTCAGCACCATCCGCCGCAAGACCACCGACGTCCTGATCGACACCATCCGGGGCACCGGGTACCGGCTGGGCCGGGGTGAGGCGATGTGA
- a CDS encoding sensor histidine kinase — protein MGWRPRDWSLRVKLTLGYALVFAVTILLGAVLVYALARDSLTGSLDTTLRETASVAQGSIEDQNGRWTFSSELRPTGDLAIELLSPTGRTLARAGQEEHDQAIPLRVGFVSTAEHRVLTLPVEGGLFLRVSRPSNTLVELLETLARILSAGSVLMVMVACGAGYVLADRALRPVDAVARTAEGIARRGTYQERVPAAPGQDEMARLTSTVNAMLDQLEGTIEREKSFARIAAHELRTPLTVLKGRLDLTLERPREAADYQRALSGMQGRVDALVTLSESLLALARTDAPVRLERVELAGSAAAVVDALDEVARRAGRQVQLDLNESWVQAEAEGVGRALANLIENALKYGTGGVLVRVREREVTVRSVGPGPDQAQWTRLLEPFERGAGTQGTAGSGLGLPLVAALARRWNADLLPRWEEGAFEVSLRFPA, from the coding sequence ATGGGCTGGAGACCCCGGGACTGGAGCCTGCGGGTCAAGCTCACGCTGGGCTACGCGCTGGTCTTCGCGGTGACCATCCTGCTCGGGGCCGTGCTGGTGTACGCCCTGGCCCGGGACAGCCTAACGGGGTCGCTCGACACCACCTTGCGGGAGACCGCCAGCGTGGCGCAGGGCAGCATCGAGGACCAGAACGGGCGCTGGACCTTCTCCTCGGAGCTGAGACCGACCGGCGACCTGGCCATCGAACTGCTCTCGCCCACGGGGAGGACGCTGGCCCGCGCGGGCCAGGAGGAGCATGACCAGGCCATTCCCCTGCGCGTGGGCTTCGTGTCGACGGCAGAACACCGGGTGCTGACCCTACCCGTCGAGGGCGGGCTGTTCCTGCGGGTCTCGCGGCCCAGCAACACCCTGGTGGAGCTGCTGGAAACCCTGGCCCGCATCCTCAGCGCCGGCAGCGTGCTGATGGTCATGGTGGCCTGCGGGGCCGGGTACGTCCTGGCCGACCGGGCCCTGCGCCCGGTGGACGCGGTGGCCCGCACCGCCGAGGGCATCGCCCGGCGCGGCACCTACCAGGAGCGGGTGCCCGCCGCGCCCGGCCAGGACGAGATGGCCCGGCTGACTTCCACCGTGAACGCGATGCTCGACCAGCTCGAGGGCACCATCGAGCGCGAGAAGAGCTTCGCCCGCATCGCCGCCCACGAGCTGCGCACGCCGCTGACCGTGCTCAAGGGCCGCCTCGACCTCACCCTGGAGCGCCCGCGTGAGGCCGCCGACTACCAGCGTGCCCTGAGCGGGATGCAGGGCCGGGTGGACGCGCTGGTCACCCTCTCGGAGAGCCTGCTCGCCCTGGCCCGCACCGACGCCCCGGTGCGTCTGGAACGGGTGGAACTGGCGGGCAGCGCCGCGGCGGTGGTGGACGCGCTCGACGAGGTGGCGCGCCGGGCGGGGAGGCAGGTGCAGCTCGACCTCAACGAGAGCTGGGTGCAGGCCGAGGCGGAGGGGGTGGGACGCGCCCTCGCCAACCTGATCGAGAACGCGCTCAAGTACGGCACGGGTGGCGTCCTGGTGCGGGTCCGGGAACGTGAGGTCACGGTACGCAGCGTGGGTCCCGGGCCGGATCAGGCCCAGTGGACCCGGCTGCTGGAACCTTTCGAGCGCGGCGCTGGTACCCAGGGGACCGCCGGAAGCGGGTTGGGCCTGCCGCTGGTGGCGGCCCTCGCCCGGCGCTGGAACGCCGACCTTCTGCCCCGCTGGGAGGAAGGCGCCTTCGAGGTCAGCCTGCGTTTTCCTGCCTGA